A stretch of Methylogaea oryzae DNA encodes these proteins:
- a CDS encoding Gfo/Idh/MocA family protein yields MTNPTKLRWGILGAARVNERLLPAIVEAPNAELVAIASRRPGAAAETLAKYASQQQGVQCYDDLDRLLDHADIQAVYLPMANKEHAEWALRAIGRGKHVLVEKPMALTVADIDAIEAAAKQRGVTVMEGFMYRFHPQHARVRELLDSGLIGEVRSVRASYSFMMRPARMYRLADSVEQGGGAMWDIGCYAIHSARQWFDTDPLAVTALAKYVESGADVTASGVLDFGSGRHAQFDISFERARRTEYEITGTKGGIKCHVVWQLPGDVPVISWWTEDGRQSEERLPAANHFNLEIEHFSDCVLNGKPTRLTFADAKANCRTIVAALQSAAEGRTVKIG; encoded by the coding sequence ATGACCAATCCAACCAAACTCCGCTGGGGCATCCTGGGCGCGGCCCGCGTCAACGAGCGTCTGCTGCCGGCCATCGTCGAAGCGCCCAATGCCGAACTGGTGGCCATCGCCAGCCGCCGCCCCGGCGCCGCTGCGGAAACCCTGGCCAAATACGCGTCGCAGCAGCAGGGCGTGCAGTGTTACGACGATCTGGACCGGCTGCTGGACCATGCCGACATTCAGGCGGTCTATCTCCCCATGGCCAACAAGGAACACGCCGAGTGGGCGCTGCGCGCCATCGGCCGCGGCAAGCACGTGCTGGTGGAAAAGCCCATGGCGCTGACGGTGGCCGACATCGACGCCATCGAGGCGGCGGCAAAACAGCGGGGCGTCACCGTCATGGAAGGCTTCATGTACCGCTTCCATCCCCAGCACGCCCGGGTGCGCGAGCTGTTGGATTCCGGCCTCATCGGCGAAGTGCGCAGCGTGCGCGCCAGCTATTCCTTCATGATGCGGCCGGCGCGCATGTACCGCCTGGCGGACAGCGTCGAGCAGGGCGGCGGCGCCATGTGGGACATCGGCTGCTACGCCATCCACTCGGCGCGCCAGTGGTTCGATACGGATCCCCTGGCGGTGACGGCCCTGGCGAAATACGTGGAAAGCGGCGCGGACGTTACCGCCAGCGGCGTCCTCGACTTCGGCAGCGGCCGGCACGCCCAGTTCGACATCAGCTTCGAGCGGGCCCGCCGCACCGAATACGAAATCACCGGCACCAAGGGCGGCATCAAATGCCACGTGGTATGGCAGTTGCCGGGCGATGTACCGGTGATTTCATGGTGGACGGAGGACGGCCGGCAAAGCGAGGAGCGGCTGCCGGCGGCCAATCACTTCAACCTGGAAATCGAACACTTCAGCGACTGCGTGCTGAACGGCAAGCCTACCCGGCTGACCTTCGCCGACGCCAAGGCCAACTGCCGCACCATCGTGGCGGCGCTGCAATCGGCTGCGGAAGGGCGTACGGTGAAAATCGGCTGA
- a CDS encoding methyltransferase domain-containing protein, whose amino-acid sequence MLSEHLTRAAIQDYYGKVLASKADLKTSACCTGDAMPEPLRAILAELHPEVKERFYGCGSPIPPLLEGRTVLDLGSGSGRDAYILSKLVGAQGRVIGVDMTEEQLAVANRHIGYHTEKFGYQRPNVRFLQGYIEDLQSLGLADASVDVVVSNCVLNLSPDKGRVFSEIWRVLKPGGELYFSDVFADRRVPAPLARDPVLLGECLGGALYVEDFRRLMAAIGCLDYRITHSARIALNDPEVEAKAGMIGFRSMTVRAFKLDLEDRCEDYGQVAYYLGSIPGHPHAFALDDHHLLKTGQPLLVCGNTAAMLRDTRYGGHFRVEGNMSTHYGLFDCGPPAGGGESFGACC is encoded by the coding sequence ATGCTGAGCGAACATCTCACCCGCGCCGCCATCCAGGACTACTATGGCAAAGTGCTGGCGTCCAAAGCCGACCTGAAAACCAGCGCCTGCTGCACCGGCGATGCCATGCCCGAGCCCTTGCGGGCGATTCTGGCGGAGCTGCATCCGGAGGTGAAGGAGCGCTTCTACGGCTGCGGCTCGCCCATTCCGCCGCTGCTGGAGGGCCGCACGGTGCTGGACCTGGGCTCCGGGTCGGGGCGGGATGCCTACATTCTCTCCAAGCTGGTGGGAGCGCAAGGGCGGGTCATCGGCGTGGACATGACCGAGGAACAATTGGCGGTGGCCAACCGCCACATCGGCTACCACACGGAAAAATTCGGCTACCAGCGGCCCAATGTGCGTTTCCTGCAGGGTTACATCGAAGACCTGCAAAGCCTGGGCCTGGCCGACGCCTCGGTGGACGTGGTGGTATCCAACTGCGTGCTCAACCTGTCGCCGGACAAGGGCCGGGTGTTCTCGGAAATCTGGCGGGTGCTCAAGCCCGGCGGCGAGCTGTATTTCTCCGACGTGTTCGCCGACCGCCGCGTGCCGGCCCCGTTGGCGCGGGATCCGGTGCTGTTGGGCGAGTGCCTGGGCGGCGCCCTCTATGTGGAGGATTTCCGCCGCCTGATGGCCGCCATCGGCTGCCTGGACTACCGCATCACCCATAGCGCCCGTATCGCTTTGAACGACCCGGAGGTGGAGGCGAAAGCCGGCATGATCGGCTTCCGCTCCATGACCGTGCGCGCTTTCAAATTGGATCTGGAAGACCGCTGCGAGGACTACGGCCAGGTGGCTTATTACCTGGGCAGCATCCCCGGCCATCCCCACGCTTTCGCCCTGGACGACCATCACTTGCTGAAAACCGGCCAACCGCTATTGGTCTGCGGCAACACCGCCGCCATGCTGCGCGACACCCGCTACGGCGGGCATTTCCGCGTCGAGGGCAATATGTCCACCCACTACGGCTTGTTCGATTGCGGCCCGCCGGCCGGCGGCGGCGAAAGCTTCGGGGCTTGTTGTTAG
- a CDS encoding sterol desaturase family protein has product MEQLLRFEPAIRLACFLGVFAAMALWETLAPRRARLLSRWARWPSNLAVSTLNNLLLRLLLPTTAVGLAAAGGQQGWGLLNHYPLPAWAAVVLSVTALDLIIYFQHILFHAVPALWRLHRMHHADLDLDVTSGSRFHPLEIVLSMGVKLGAVAALGAPATAVLIFEILLNATAMFNHSNVRLPARLDRMLRRILVTPDMHRVHHSVLPEEANSNFGFNLPWWDRWFGTYLDQPAAGHEGMTVGLEQFRTARDHWLDRMLRQPWREDRGRYTIGRQPPAAG; this is encoded by the coding sequence GTGGAACAACTACTCCGCTTCGAGCCGGCCATCCGGCTGGCCTGTTTCCTCGGCGTATTCGCCGCCATGGCGCTGTGGGAAACCCTGGCGCCGCGCCGCGCCCGCCTGCTCAGCCGCTGGGCGCGCTGGCCCAGCAACCTGGCCGTATCCACTCTCAACAACCTGCTGCTGCGGCTGCTGCTGCCCACCACCGCGGTCGGCCTGGCCGCCGCCGGCGGCCAACAGGGCTGGGGCCTGCTCAACCACTACCCGCTGCCGGCCTGGGCCGCCGTCGTCCTGTCGGTGACGGCGTTGGACTTGATCATCTATTTCCAGCACATCCTGTTCCATGCGGTTCCCGCCCTGTGGCGGCTGCACCGCATGCACCACGCCGACCTGGACCTGGACGTGACCAGCGGCTCGCGCTTCCATCCCCTGGAAATCGTCCTGTCCATGGGCGTCAAGCTCGGCGCCGTCGCCGCCTTGGGCGCGCCGGCTACGGCCGTGCTGATTTTCGAAATCCTGCTCAACGCCACGGCCATGTTCAACCACAGCAACGTGCGCCTGCCCGCGCGTCTGGACCGTATGCTGCGCCGGATACTGGTGACGCCGGACATGCACCGGGTACACCACTCGGTGTTGCCCGAAGAAGCCAACAGCAACTTCGGCTTCAACCTGCCTTGGTGGGATCGCTGGTTCGGCACCTACCTCGATCAACCCGCCGCCGGCCACGAGGGCATGACCGTGGGCCTGGAGCAGTTCCGCACAGCGCGCGACCATTGGCTGGACCGGATGCTGCGACAGCCCTGGCGCGAAGACCGGGGCCGCTACACCATCGGCCGGCAGCCGCCGGCGGCGGGGTAG